One Ranitomeya imitator isolate aRanImi1 chromosome 4, aRanImi1.pri, whole genome shotgun sequence genomic window, GTTACCTACTCAATTACATTGTGGACACGAAAGCATAACATACATATTGTTGAGTTAAcgctaaacaaaaaaaaattttttatacggcgtgatcctgccagggtacagctccagaaccattaaagtacagacagtatttttctcgacagtcccttgcatcgtctgcctgtctgccagatcccagCGCTTGAAGAGCTGCTAAATTTTCTGGTATGGTGTACGCCATTCcctgggcacaatatctccggttcttgggtccactgcatcaataaatgaAGGAGGAGAGTAGGAGctggtatcatgacgtctcaggaaattatggagcacacagcatgccaaaaccacaaagtctatagacggcagcttcaagttgatagctgtgtggaaaactctaaaccgattcgccataatcccaaaggcattttcaaccacacgacgggccctagaCAACCGGTAATTATAGATTCTGCGCTCCGCTGTGAGTGTTCGctgcgcaaatggcttcagcagatgtggatgaagagggaaagcttcatctgcgatgaaaacaaaattgaggtttgcttttgtgtcttcattttgtggcaactgcagttgattgttcctcaagctttccccaaattaaGTGTATTCAAAAACACCaccatcggagactcgaccattcatgccaacatccacatccacgaactcatagttcgcattgacaagggccatgaggatcacactgaaatatcctttatagttgtaaaaaaaggatccagagttggctggttgcgtgatgcgcacatgctttccatccaatgcgccaccgcagtttggaaactgccacagctgatcaaaatcggaagcaatcctcttctagTTATCCGCCAtcctgggaaactgcaagatgagaaggaaacatgtacaaattagttaaaatatattgttgtgcacatacactctcatgtggacatcctagagtgattgacgcGCAGTATGGAGTAGTAAAACAAAGTCAACAATCCTGAGTATGCAGGTAGTCATTTTATCAGACGGCTTcactgactgagagggggtgctaaacaatatatcgaaaTAATATAACCTATAAaataacgttgggagcagcaaataaaagaagggtggcgcaggattgtagcagcacatgtcagaatggagccgcaaaacgggagcagcacatgtcagaatggagacgcaggatggagcaggatcgcagcagcacatgtcagaatgggggcgcaggatgggagcagcacatgataggatggagaccatataccaatagaaatgctcgccaccagggcgtacaacgggttcaatagctagtataatatatcgacataacataacacagcagcaaaaaaaaaatagtagtacctccatataatgccttaagctgtgcacaatggcctcgcatgtctccggaatcacaacgctcagtaaaggtctggaaacagcagcggaaaactgcaaatcctgaagagaccttcctgtagccaggaaccgcagtgtcaccgccaacctttcatccacgggcacggctgcacccatcggcgtatcacgcctttgtatgagtggcgtaacagcagcaaGTATAATCTTGAACgattcctctgacatcctaaggtagtttctgaaatcatgagggttattatcacgtaactctcttatgagacccatgtgtgacaatgtagatcttttctgcagccagctccgggtccacatgcgacgttttcgtttaggacgtctctcctcttggagacgtgctgcctcaaacaccagggcagcagcaacgacagacctctcaccggaagtgagcatacttcctaaaaagaaaacaaacgtacaataaatacacgtgcttacaaaacaatgttttgaccattgatctaacTATATATGTTGCTACCGGCATAAACGGGGCAGTCCACCATGCTAcagctcgatctgtaaaaggattaattgggccacgctacagctgtgtacctgaggctcTCTGGCCTACCCTACTCCCCATAAGGAACAATCGTCCACGCTCCAGCGTTTAACATGAGGCATCCCtgttgaagcgcaacatctgctacgctgtagtgttatacatacctcttgcggtaaaagtctgtagtttTAAAAGTCCAAGGAACCCAGTGAATTTAGGAGCTCTGTTTCCAGCACGTGCTCCAGAGAGAAAAGAATAcagcgctcgacagctccggttttatcagccgggaacaatagtcctttgtctgtcgaatgagcACACAGTATTGTAGCGCcaaatcagcacacaggaggtggagaattcGGCACTCCTATGTAGccagctcctccacccattacatcgtatacaatatcgtgcacaccttggtgcacgatgcgatcatgccgccacagcgagacacttgacgacgaaagaaagtttcaaacgatctgctacgacgtacgattctcagcggggtacctgatcgcagtagcgtgtcagacactgcgagatcgtaactatatcgctggaacgtcacaaatcgtgccgtcgtagcgatcaaaatggcactgtgtgacggtaccctaactctatcCCCATGGCACTGACTGATAGTGCTGAGTTAGCCAATGAAAGTGTGGAAGGAAGGAAGGGTGCTCCAGACCATTCAGCACCAATTACAGTGTTCAGACCAACTCATTTAACATGAACAAATAACATTTTCTATCCATTCTTAAACCTGAGGTTTTGTTTTTCTTGGCACATGGTCCAGTCATAAGGTTGAAGCTGACCGACTCCCTTTAAAATCCAACATGGAATTCCTTACATCTAAGTACATTCTGGCCTATTTTCTCTCAATCATCGTCTAAGCACTGACAAGATCAGATGTACACTCAACTTTAAAATtggaacaccaagaaggaaaagtcatgaaatTATCAATATCACTGGATGGataaacatgttaatgatatgcaaatgataaaaAAGGGTAACAATTTATAAAAtgttgatttattcagtatcaagtatgagcgCCACTTGCAGAAATTCCCACACTTTCATGTCTTAGCTGCTATCATTGAATGTATTAATGGTTGGCTCAGGATAGTTCTTCCACACTGAATGCACttaacaaatcatcaagatctggtcCTGGCGACTCCTTTTGCAATTACCGATCAATGATGTTGCAGATGTGTTTGAGGGGTGACATGACCGGAGACGCTGCAGCCCACAGTAGTACATTTGAGCCACGCAAGCATCACAATAGCAAGAGCAACATGCAGCCCGGCCTTGTTGTATTGAAAAATGGCTGCTGGCGCACTTTGGAGAAATGACTATAACTAGTTAACAACCTAATTAATGTAACGTTTACTTGTTAGTGTACCTAGAAGGAATACTAAAGGGGTCCAGCAGCCATACATTATGCCACTCTACACCATAACCCCAAGAGTTAGACTTTTGTCCTTCGCAAAGCCCTCTTCATGGTGTTACCCACATTGTCTTGTCAGGTTCTTAGAATGTATACATAAACCATAAGAAGGCTTTTGCCCGTCATTGGGGGTGGAGGCAGACGTTCAGCTAAAGGTGTTCCATTGACCTGCAAAtgagaatacaatgtaggagaaATTGGTCAAATTCTGCACcgctgaatcatgtagtccaaaggtattattAAAAGTGATTCTTACGTGGTATTTCCTGAtggagttctttgaaactcagaaacgcgttgaataaagaccatttttaataatacctttggactacatgattcagcagcgcagaatttgaccacgttctcctacattgtattctcgtggctccgtggatctgctgcagcggatTTCTCCAATGCTTGTCTTAAGCCACGTCTggtgagtgattttagatttttagatTGCATTGACTGCTTAATGTcagataaaaccctattgcgctatTTTTCTCCAACAGTTTTTATTGGCCTGCAAATGATATGCTTTCAAGAGCTACCATGGTGCATAGCAAGTTGGATATGGAGGCTGGAATAGAGGTTCAACTACTTCAGCGATGAGTTCCGTATTTATCTAGGGTGCAATGATAGCCAGAGTTTGGTTTGGGAAATGAGGGCAATGCCATTAAGAAGCCTATATTTTGCTtacatttttcatcatttgcatatcattaacaaatCTGTGATTCCCATATTTCCAAGACTTTGCCTTCTTGGTATTGTGATCTCAATGTTGAGAAGTGTTTATTATGCATGGTGCAACTGTATGGTGTCTGTAGTTGGCTAATGACATGGGTTGCCCACAGGTGACACTACTAAAATAGCTTTCTTCTTTCTGTTTTTCATACTTTATTCTACGGAGCATTGCACTTCTGCTCATTAAGAACTTTCTGGGAGCCAAAACACGATCAAACTTGTAAAGAATCAACCATTCCTTCTCACATTGGCTTTATTTTAGTTTTCGAGTTGGTAATTTCTTCAAACAAATGTTTTAATTCTAGCTCTAAAATGTTGAAGCCAACAAAAATGTCCTCTAGGTTATGGATGTGGCCAAACAGAAGTCATCCATCCCTCATCCTTACAAATATTTTAACAAAATTGTAAGTTAACCATTTTCTTCTTGAGGCGAGTCTATGTTTTAAGGCATCCACATCTGTAAAAGACTAACATCAGCCACAAGTATCAACAAtatgttaaatatataatttatattaCAATTAACACTTAAATTCACCGAGTTAATCGTCTGGTTACATTAACACTGACATAATCAAATACGCTAAAGAGATGAGACCACAGCAATGTACATTCACATGTTAAAAAATTAAAGACCAAAAGGTCTGAAGGTCCATCGAGCTGTCATAGTTTATGTGCAAAACATTTGGTAACTTCCACGCAACAATGGAACAATGACAAGTTGGAGAAGTCAACAAGTTCTGTAATACAGACATGTACAATTCAGGTTTATTTAGAAATGTGGATCCATGTAACTTTGGATTAGGCACACATATAACGTGATTTTCTAGTCACTATGATGCAAATAAATATTCAGATCTGTTGAAAAGTGTGATAGTGCTATTTCTTGGTTTCTGAAATAAGGCATGAACAGATATCTGTAAACTCCTCGATGTACAATACATTTAGGCCTTCTCATAAATTACAGTAGCTGTTTAAGACTCTTTAAGGTCCATTTTGGGGTCTATAATATGAGCTGGTTGTTTACCTCTACGGTGGATTCTCTGATGTTTAATTAGTGTTGAACAATCTGTAAAACTTCTTCCGCAATCTTTACACGTGtacggcttctccccagtgtgaatccTTTGGTGTTTCACCAATGTAGAACTATCTGCAAAGCACTTTCCACAAACCTTGCAAGAATAAGGCctctccccagtgtgaattcttTGGTGTTTAATTAAAGTGGAGTTGTCTATAAAGCTTTTGCCACAGTAATTACACACATAAGGCCTCTCACCTGTATGGATTCTCTGGTGTTTGACCAAGGTTGAGCTGTCTGTGAAGCTTTTACCGCATTCCGTACATGCAAAAGGTTTCTCTCCAGTCTGGAAGCGCTGATGAACAATGAGGTGGGAATTACAAGAGAAGCATTTCCCACATACTGTGCATGTgtatggtttctcccctgtatgGGTCCTCTGATGGTTCACCAGTGTTGACCTGGCAGCAAAGTTTCTCCCACACAGAATGCAGGCAAAAGGCTTTTCACCAGTATGAGTCCTCTGGTGTTTCACCAGGGATGAACTGTCGATGAAACCTTTTCCACATTGCGAGCAAGTAAATGGTTTGTCCCCAGTATGTGTCCTCTGGTGTTTCACCATAGCGGATTTTTTTGTATACCTATTTCCACAAGTCATGCATACAAATGGTTTCTCTCCGGTGTGTACGCGTTGGTGTATTACAAGCGTTGAGCTGTCAGTGAAGCTCTTTCCACATTCCTGGCAAATGAAAGGCCGTTCtcctgtgtgagctctctggtgcACAATAAGATGAGAGTTACAAGAATACGTCTTTCCACACTCTTTACACGCATagggcttctctccagtgtgactTCTACGATGGACTACTAAGGTTGAGTTCTCAGTAAACCTCTTCCCGCATTCCGTGCATTCAAATGACTTTTCTCCTGTGTGGATCCTTTGATGTTTCACCAAATTTGACCTGTCTGTAAAACTCTTCCCACACTCGATGCAAGTGAAGGACTTTTCTCGAGTGTGAATCCTATGGTGCTTTACCAGATTTGACCGATCCGTAAAACTTTTCCCGCAAACGGTGCACGCGAATGGCTTCTCAcccgtgtgaattctctcatgttttACCAAGGACGGACGGTCCGTGAAACATTTTTCACAATAGGAACAAGAGTAAAGTCTCACACCCGCATGAATCCTTTGGTGTATGACCAGGTGCGAGTTATAGGAGAAAGTTTTTCCGCAAACGGTGCATGTATGGGATTTCTGACCCCTATGAGTCTTTTGGTGCTTCACAAACAGTGCACTGTCTGTAAAACTCTTCCCGCAATCTATACAAAGGTATGTGGTCATTTCCAACACATTTCCAGTTTTGGGATCTATGGAGTTGAAAATGTTGTAGCAGTTGTCAACCATTCTGGTGTAAGTCATGTCAGGGTGGACTTGAATGTTGCTAATATACTTTTTCGACATCCTCTTTTCGGCTTTTTGAAATGATGTGGTGCATGGTTCTTGTAGTTTACGGTACTTATCAATACAATTTCTGTTCAAAACAAAGCAGAAAACAAGAAACTTGAAATTACTCAAAAAATACCAAAGAATCTTACAAAGCGTGTCATTCTAAAAGGGTGAAACTTTACGTGCAGACGTCAGGCACCTATTCAAAAAATGACAAGACACATACACAAACATTTACTggagtcatcatcatcatcagatccTGTAGTGTTTAGTCTTTCGCTCTGCGATGAGCCTTCATCTTCATAATACATTGTGATAATCTGGGGAAAAGAGTTGTGTCATTATTGAGACCCATGAACTAACACCTGTGTGCAAGACCGAGGTAGGAGTTATTTATCTGGACACATTACTAAAATCTCAGTACCTGTCATTTGTTTAGATGGCGAAATCTTACAGGAAACTATCGGGAGGTTTTAGTATCCCCAACTAGTCTATGCTTAGGTGGCTGTAATGTAGATTAAATCCATACCTTTGCTTTTTGCAATTCTATATTCCTTTCCCAAGTAAtcgctttttgtaatttttatgtaAATCAGCTTCAAGTGCAGGGGGCTTGGCCTTGCACTTACAGCTGTCTGGCCTCTCCCCCTCTTTCTCCACCTAAGGCCATCCTCTGGTCACTGAATGACAGGTCACTCGTCTGAATGACTTGCCTCTTCCATCAAACAACTCACACAGGTACCATCACTCTTTGGAGTGGCCCATGTGTAGATCCCTGGTCGGCTGGCATCAGTAGCGGCCGGTCATGTAACCGCAAATACACAGTTTGCTTACTTCCGGTCACATTTTGACTAGAAATGTCCTACCTCACACATTTCACTTGatttgaacgaggtctaatacgtctagtcggcacatgaccccatgtatgcaaattgcatacttttgGTCACGTGCCTGTCTGCTGGTAGGCTAGTATGTGGCCTTatatatcactagatggtggcccaattctaacgcatcgggtattctagaatatgcatgtttacttagtatattgcccagccacatagtatattgcccagccacgtagtatattgcccagttacgtagtatattgcccagccacgtagtatgttgcccagttacgtagtatattacctagtaacgtagtatattgcccagccacgtagtatattgcccagttacgtagtatattgcccagccacgtagtatattgcccagttacgtagtatattacctagtaacgtagtatattgcgcagccacgtagtatattgcccagccacgtagtatattgcccagccacgtagtatattgcacagcgacggagtatacagcacagagccaagtagtaaacaggcttaaaataaaaaataaacatatactcaccctccgttgaagtcctggccctgtgtgcggtgcacgcggcagcttccggtcccagggttggtatgggcgcaggacctgtgatgacgtcgcggtcacatgactgcgacgtcatggcaggtccttgtcacataccatccttgccaccggaacctgccgcttgcatggagcggttaccggagcgtcgcgaggagcgggaaaggtgccggaatgtgagtatatgatgattttttatttttttaattatttttaacattagatctttttactattgaggctgcataggcagctttaatagtaaaaaagttggtcacacagggttaatagcagcgttaattgagtgcgttacaccgcggcataacgcggtccattagcgctgccattaaccctgtgtgagcgctgactggaggggagtacggaatcgggcaccgactgcggggaggaaggagcggccatgttgctgccggactgcgcccgtcgctgattggtcgtggcaatggtcgtgggcgttttgccacgaccaatcagcgactcggattccatgacagacagaggccgcgaccaatgaatatccgggacagacagaaagatggaagtgacccttagacaattatatagtagatggttatgGGCTGAAGTCTAGGGACCAGGGCTGGAATCTGATAACTTAAGAATCTGGGCTGGGATTTGATAATTTACGGGCCTCGACTGGAGTCTGATAATTTAGGGGCCTGGGCTTAAGTCTGATAATTTAGGGGCCTGGGCTTAAGTCTGATAATTTAGGGGCCTGAGCTGCAGTTGGGCCTGGGTTGAAGTCTGAAACATTACGGTCTTGGTCTGGGGTCTGATGCCATATGGATGTAGTCTAGAGTATGATAATTCAGGGGGTTGGTCTTTAGCCTACTAATTAAGGGACCTGATAATTAAGGAGTGTGGTTTAGGATCTGATGAACAAGTTCTTCTTCTCCAGGGAAGAGTGCATTAAATGTTTGCTATTGGACCCAGTCTAGGTCCCGTCTTCTTCGGATAGGAAGATAATAGCAACAGGAtgacgtagagccataaaaaaattACACTGTTCTATAGATTTTCAGAGGTTGTCAGGTTGTTATGTAATGACCCAATTCTTAAAGGTtttgacctcctgaattcaaatctaACAATGAAAAGtgttttccttttactgctacatGTAATTAAACGTTTCAGTACTTTGGaacattatttttgcaaatatgaagatgcaaaatatttttttatgccaATCTTCTATTTATTCAGAGGAAAGGTAGCAACAATTCAGGTAACAAAAAGAAGTGTAAATACTACTATAAAGTTACAGAAATCACACTACAGTATTTGCTCCTCATTCAGTGATGACTcctttttgcttgtctcttgtactcctgcatcagATTATTCCTTACAATCGTCCAgtaacagtaatctgcaagcacTGAGGGATTCCATTTCCCTTGATGTCTTTTCTCCATAGCCATGAAATTTTGGTGAAATGTCTCACCGAGCTCGTCGCTCACTGCTCCACAGTTTGGTGGAAAAAAGTCTTAAAGTTAATTATTGTTATTACGTGAGAAatgaatctttaaccccttcatgacctggggattttccgtgttcgttttttgctccccttcttcccagagccataacttttttatttttccgtcaatttggccatgtgagggcttattttttgcaaaacaagttgtacttttgaacaacctcattggttttagcatgtcgtgtactagaaaacgggaaaaaaattccaagtgcggtgaaattgcaaaaaaagtgcaatcccacacttgttttttgtttggcttttttactagcttcactaaatgctaaaactgacctgctattatgtttctccaggtcattacgagttcatagacaccaaacatgtctaggttctcttatctaagtggtggaaaaaaattccaaactttgctaataaataaataaatagcaccatattccgatacccgtagcgtctccatttttcatgatctggggtcgggtgagggcttattttttgcgtgctgagctggcgtgtttaatgatagcatttggtgcagattcgttcttttgatcgcccgttattgcattttaatgcaatgtcgcggcgaccaaaaaaacgtaattctggcatttcgaatttttttctcgctacgtcgtttagcgatcaggttaatccttttttttattgatagatcgggcgattctgaacgcggcgataccaaatatgtgtagatttgaattttttattgatttattttgaatggggcgaaaggggggtgatttaaacttttatatttttttcacatttttttttttacttttgccatgcttcaatagcctccatgggaggctagaagctggcaccactcgatcagctctgctacatagcagcgtctGTTAGATcgctatgcagcaaaaatgcaggtgtgctatgagcgtcgaccacagggtggcgctcacagcaggcatcagtaaccatagaggtctcaaggacctctatggttaccattctgacgcatcgctgacccccaatcatgtgacgggggtcggcaatgcgctcatttccgcccgcccggaagcgccggttaaatgccgctgtcagcgtttgacagcggcatttaactagttaatagtggcggtgaATCACAATTTCACCCgcctctattgcgggcacatgtcagctgttcaaaacagctgacgtcccggctttggtgcgggctcaccgccggagcgctgcatcaaagcgcggtatctgacctcagatgtactgtcccatccgaggtcagaaagaggttaaggagaTGTTCCAGCCAAGATCCTTATATGTTTTGACAAGATTTTCCACAAGCTCTTTGATAATTTATCTGCTCTTGATGCCAGCCTCACTAATGCGAATGCTACCCATACAGCCTTTTCCTTGCCCTGCAACAAATGGAGAAACTCCTCATCTTGAAGCTTAAGAATTTGAGGTCCAATAAAGACTCCTTCCTTAATCTTTACTTCACTCATCCTTGGAAATGTACCAATGAGATATTTGatgcttttgcatttttatccattgcctttacaaagttcttAATTAGGCTCAACTTTATGTGCAATGgtggtaagtagtgatgagcgaacgttctaGGAGGTGttaatctgagcatgcttgggtgctaacaagGGACTTCAGCGCTCTCAAATATGTTCGAATCCCCGGGCCTGCATATCTcgaggctgttcgacagctgcaacacataatGAAGAAAGGTTCCAGCATCACTAATTTGCAAAGTTTAAAGGATTCCATAATCAATATACAGCAACGCGTTTTGAACGAGCAAACTGCATTCTTTGCCAGAGCTGTGACAAAGAACGCAGCTTGGGTGTTCGAAATGCGTTGCTGTGTCTATATTGATTATGGAATCCTTTAAATTGGAATAAACTTTATACATTGATGAAGCTGGAACCTTTCTTCATTTTCGTACTTCACCAAAAGAGGTCCTTTGAGTTCCATGCTTCAGGACACCTAAGCCTTGGTGAGCTGGTTacctctttcttaaagggaacctgtcacctgaatttggcgggaccggtttttggtcatatgggcggagttttcgggtgtttgattcaccctttgcttacccgttggctgcaatattggattgaagttcattctctgtcccccgtagtacacgcctgtgcaaggcaatcttgccttgcgcacacgcagtatgctttgcccaactgtgggcaaagccgaaaagcattagtgcacatgcgccggcgcactatgtcctggaactatTACGCGGtgatccgggacatagtgcgctggcacatgtgcactaatgattgccttgcgcaggcgtgtactacggaggacagagaatgaacttcaatccaatattgcggccagcatgcagccagcgggtaagaaaagggtgaatcaaacacccgaaaactctgcccatataaccgaaaaccggtcccgccaaattcaggtgaccggttccttttaagacatgcagggattgcctaataaaCAGCCGCAAGACAAGCAgcagtggggactcgaacatataatTCAAACATGTTGAAGTCATTTGGTTAGCACAGGAGTCATAACAAAATCTTATGTGGTCAACAAGTGCAGGGTGCCAGACATTTTTACTCCGTGACTGAAGTGAATGTCGAAAAGGCCAGTCTCTTTTACTGTAGTGATCTTCTCTTGCACGACTATTCCACTCACACAGAAAGCAGCAGTACATTGTATATCCACCCTGGAggccaagtaaggctactttcacactagcaacaGTACGggaccgtcgccatgcgtcggcccgacgcacgttgtgaaagaaatgaacgggggcagcggatgcagtttttcaacgcatccgctgccccattgtaatgtccggggaggagggggcggagttccggccgcacatgcgcggtcggaaatggcggacacgttacatgtaactttttttgtgccgacggtccgccacaacacgacgcatccgtcaaacgacggatggccatacgttgcaaatgcaagtctatggagaaaaaaacgtatcctgctggcaactttgcaggatgcggtttttccccaaaacgacgcattgcgaaggCCGTCacgcgacgctagtgtgaaagtagccttagaaggcAACCACCCGTACAGTCACCACAGAGGAGCCACAAATGTTGGTCATAGTTCAGGCACATCAAGAGCTCTTTCATGTTGTCTCAGGTTTCTGTCACGTGGCTGCATAAGCAACTAGAATTGAAGGTAGCGCATTGCTATTATAATGGCTTTTAGGCTTGCTTTGGCCTAATCGATGAAGAGCCTCCATTCCTTTTGATTATGACTTCTCTTCAGAGCTTCTATTAAATTGTTAATAATGTTGCCTGCCACAAGATCGCTCTCAATGAAGAAGTCTTGGACATGATCTTTATTCACTATTCTTTATCACGGTTGCGAAACAAAGAAGCCCGAACCTTGCCCACTAGGAGATTCCACT contains:
- the LOC138677063 gene encoding zinc finger protein 271-like isoform X4 — encoded protein: MFVNCIDKYRKLQEPCTTSFQKAEKRMSKKYISNIQVHPDMTYTRMVDNCYNIFNSIDPKTGNVLEMTTYLCIDCGKSFTDSALFVKHQKTHRGQKSHTCTVCGKTFSYNSHLVIHQRIHAGVRLYSCSYCEKCFTDRPSLVKHERIHTGEKPFACTVCGKSFTDRSNLVKHHRIHTREKSFTCIECGKSFTDRSNLVKHQRIHTGEKSFECTECGKRFTENSTLVVHRRSHTGEKPYACKECGKTYSCNSHLIVHQRAHTGERPFICQECGKSFTDSSTLVIHQRVHTGEKPFVCMTCGNRYTKKSAMVKHQRTHTGDKPFTCSQCGKGFIDSSSLVKHQRTHTGEKPFACILCGRNFAARSTLVNHQRTHTGEKPYTCTVCGKCFSCNSHLIVHQRFQTGEKPFACTECGKSFTDSSTLVKHQRIHTGERPYVCNYCGKSFIDNSTLIKHQRIHTGERPYSCKVCGKCFADSSTLVKHQRIHTGEKPYTCKDCGRSFTDCSTLIKHQRIHRRGKQPAHIIDPKMDLKES